One region of Dokdonia sp. 4H-3-7-5 genomic DNA includes:
- a CDS encoding ABC transporter permease/M1 family aminopeptidase produces MFSTIYLHEIRTWFKKPLFYIFAAIMFLLGVLIMAAGLGVFSSDNVTVTSNVYLNSPLAITGILSQLALLSYLLIPSITGGTIDRDFKNNMHNVLYSYPLTKVQYLLAKFSAAITVNLCIAAATILGLLIGSILPGTNEELLGPFGLWNYIQPFAFIIFPNVLFYSAIVFAIVVFTRNMNIGFMAILTMIIIQLIATSMADNADDKFWFSLLDPMANVALANATEYWTPIEQNNRSIPMVGALLYNRLLWALISFAILFGIIARFNFSQHAMTIRLFKKKTVRATKKNFSEVRNIEMPAVSTDFSLVGQLKTLWLLVKSDTKYIITGWPFIIISFLAIVLTIVMMSFSQLIFNTAILPKTWTMLAEPSAYIIIFSFLLIHLYAGFLMDRSRAAHLNQIVDVTPTKDWVFLVSKGISLFLMTGFLQVVLILCGLAFQTANGFYDYQIDLYVFQAFFINIWKYIPWILMALFVHTLIKNKWLGLVTLLVLAVAIPLLQNAIGVEQAIYDFNSGGTPSPSDFDGYGTVLPRFYTFRVYWISFGVILLMAAILFYRRGVGTNVKGRIAFAKARLSTPIIATAAVSLVIFLGIGSYSWYVNNVENELLTGKEREELRVQAERDLGKYAGIPQPRLIAVNTFMDMYPKTRDFKAGATFTMVNKDSVAIDTLHVNLTDYPTEITLDRDAEVVYDNEDYNYKMYAFSKPMKPGDTLVFKFTMHNEENKFLDDKSPISTNGTFVNYGMFPSIGYNDNFELRNTQLREKYDLAPKDRLPDPDAPGARDRSYIGGYSDWIDFEATLSTSPKQIAIAPGYLIKEWEEDGRKYFHYKMDSKMLNFYSFLSAEYEVMREEYQGINLEIYYNPGHTYNLDRMMNGMKKGLAYYNENYTPYQHKQVRIIEFPKAYGSFAQAFANTIPFSEGVGFVADVDDDDQDAVDYPLAITAHELAHQWWAHQVIGAQAKGATLLSESMSEYSSLKVLEKTYGKNQMRRFLKDAMDGYLTGRTGEQIKEQPLMYNENQQYIHYQKGSLVLYAMSDYLGEDVFNGVAKRFAEKYQFKGRPYPVATEFVADIKAVTPDSLKYLVTDMFETITLYDNKVEDATYTELPDGSYAVHIDAIISKYRSKKKGKKEYKSITGDSLSFTPEGEEDAIASLPLADYIELGVFGEEDKETGAVNVLYLKKVKVSDINNGFDVIVDEKPVEAGIDPFNKLIDRRGSDNRKKVKESGSDKKE; encoded by the coding sequence ATGTTCAGCACAATATATCTACACGAAATAAGAACGTGGTTTAAGAAGCCACTTTTTTACATTTTTGCAGCAATCATGTTTTTACTAGGTGTCTTGATTATGGCAGCTGGGTTAGGCGTGTTTAGTAGTGATAATGTCACTGTAACTAGCAATGTATATCTTAATAGTCCGCTGGCAATAACGGGTATTTTATCCCAGCTGGCATTGCTATCTTATTTGTTAATTCCATCAATTACTGGAGGAACTATAGATAGAGATTTTAAAAATAATATGCATAATGTATTGTATTCTTATCCCCTTACAAAGGTGCAGTACCTTCTAGCAAAATTCTCTGCAGCAATAACGGTAAATCTTTGTATTGCCGCTGCGACTATTTTAGGGTTATTGATAGGTTCTATATTGCCTGGAACAAATGAAGAACTTTTGGGGCCTTTTGGATTATGGAACTATATACAGCCATTTGCGTTCATAATTTTCCCTAACGTACTTTTTTATAGTGCTATAGTTTTTGCTATTGTGGTGTTCACACGTAACATGAATATAGGTTTCATGGCCATACTCACCATGATTATCATACAGCTTATCGCTACAAGCATGGCTGATAATGCAGATGACAAATTTTGGTTCTCATTATTAGACCCTATGGCAAATGTGGCACTGGCAAATGCGACAGAGTACTGGACTCCTATTGAACAAAATAATCGTTCTATACCTATGGTGGGAGCATTGCTGTATAACCGTTTATTATGGGCACTCATTTCATTTGCAATTTTATTTGGGATTATTGCACGCTTTAATTTTTCTCAACATGCAATGACCATTCGTCTTTTCAAGAAAAAGACGGTAAGAGCAACTAAGAAAAACTTTAGTGAAGTAAGAAACATTGAAATGCCAGCAGTATCTACAGATTTCTCTCTTGTTGGGCAATTAAAAACCCTATGGCTATTGGTAAAAAGTGATACTAAATATATAATTACAGGCTGGCCGTTTATTATTATCAGTTTTCTAGCCATTGTACTTACCATTGTAATGATGAGTTTTTCTCAGCTCATTTTTAACACGGCTATACTACCAAAAACGTGGACCATGCTTGCAGAGCCATCTGCATACATTATCATATTTTCATTTTTACTTATTCATCTGTATGCTGGATTCTTGATGGATCGCTCTAGGGCAGCTCATCTCAACCAGATAGTCGATGTAACGCCTACAAAAGACTGGGTATTTCTAGTGTCAAAAGGGATATCGCTATTTCTTATGACAGGCTTTTTACAAGTAGTACTTATTCTTTGTGGTCTAGCATTTCAAACGGCAAATGGCTTTTATGATTACCAGATAGACCTTTATGTATTTCAAGCTTTTTTTATCAATATCTGGAAGTATATTCCGTGGATTTTGATGGCGCTTTTCGTGCATACATTGATTAAAAATAAATGGCTTGGCCTAGTAACTTTATTAGTGCTTGCTGTCGCGATTCCGTTATTGCAAAATGCAATTGGAGTAGAGCAAGCTATTTATGATTTCAATTCGGGTGGTACACCTAGCCCTTCAGATTTTGATGGTTATGGTACGGTGTTACCTCGTTTTTATACGTTTAGAGTGTATTGGATTTCATTTGGCGTTATTCTTTTAATGGCAGCTATCTTATTCTACAGACGCGGTGTGGGGACCAATGTAAAAGGTCGTATCGCTTTCGCGAAAGCGAGATTATCTACACCCATCATAGCAACAGCAGCAGTTTCTCTAGTGATATTTTTAGGGATAGGTAGTTACTCTTGGTACGTCAATAATGTAGAGAATGAATTACTCACAGGAAAAGAACGTGAAGAACTACGTGTGCAAGCCGAAAGAGATTTAGGAAAGTATGCAGGAATACCACAACCTAGGCTTATTGCAGTAAATACGTTTATGGATATGTATCCAAAAACGAGAGATTTTAAAGCAGGAGCGACCTTTACAATGGTTAATAAGGATAGTGTAGCCATAGATACTTTACATGTGAACCTCACAGATTATCCTACAGAAATCACGCTAGATAGAGATGCAGAAGTGGTTTATGATAATGAAGACTACAACTATAAAATGTATGCTTTTAGTAAGCCTATGAAGCCTGGAGATACTTTAGTGTTTAAGTTTACCATGCATAATGAGGAGAACAAATTTCTAGATGATAAATCGCCTATTTCTACTAATGGAACCTTTGTCAACTATGGCATGTTTCCTTCTATAGGTTACAATGATAATTTTGAATTAAGAAACACACAACTACGTGAAAAGTATGATCTTGCACCTAAGGACCGCTTACCAGATCCAGATGCTCCTGGAGCAAGAGATCGTAGTTATATAGGAGGTTATAGTGACTGGATAGACTTTGAGGCTACGTTGAGTACTTCCCCAAAGCAAATAGCGATTGCGCCTGGATACCTTATAAAGGAGTGGGAAGAGGATGGAAGAAAGTATTTTCATTACAAAATGGATTCAAAAATGCTCAATTTCTATTCTTTCTTAAGTGCAGAATATGAAGTGATGCGAGAAGAATACCAAGGAATTAATCTAGAGATTTATTACAATCCTGGTCATACGTATAACCTTGATCGTATGATGAATGGTATGAAAAAGGGTCTCGCTTATTATAACGAGAATTATACACCTTACCAGCATAAGCAAGTTCGAATTATAGAGTTTCCTAAGGCTTATGGAAGCTTTGCACAGGCCTTTGCAAACACAATCCCTTTTAGCGAAGGGGTAGGTTTTGTAGCAGATGTAGATGATGATGATCAAGATGCAGTAGATTATCCGCTGGCAATAACTGCTCATGAGCTAGCACACCAGTGGTGGGCTCACCAAGTAATAGGAGCACAGGCTAAAGGAGCAACATTACTGTCAGAAAGTATGTCTGAGTATAGTTCGCTCAAGGTGCTTGAGAAAACCTATGGTAAAAACCAGATGCGTCGTTTCTTAAAAGACGCGATGGATGGATATCTTACTGGTAGAACTGGCGAGCAGATTAAGGAGCAGCCGTTAATGTATAATGAGAACCAACAGTATATTCATTATCAGAAGGGATCATTAGTATTATATGCTATGAGTGATTACTTAGGAGAAGATGTCTTTAACGGTGTGGCAAAACGCTTTGCCGAGAAATATCAATTTAAAGGACGTCCTTATCCAGTAGCTACAGAGTTTGTGGCAGATATAAAAGCGGTAACACCAGACTCGCTTAAATATCTAGTTACAGATATGTTTGAGACCATCACGCTTTATGATAACAAAGTAGAAGATGCCACTTATACAGAATTGCCAGATGGTAGTTATGCTGTACATATAGATGCGATTATAAGTAAGTATCGTTCAAAAAAGAAGGGTAAAAAAGAATATAAGTCCATCACAGGCGATAGTCTTTCATTTACTCCAGAAGGTGAGGAGGATGCCATTGCATCCTTACCACTAGCAGATTATATTGAGCTAGGGGTTTTTGGCGAAGAGGATAAGGAAACAGGAGCAGTGAATGTACTGTATCTAAAGAAAGTGAAAGTGAGCGACATCAACAATGGTTTTGATGTGATAGTTGATGAGAAACCAGTAGAAGCTGGAATAGATCCTTTTAATAAATTGATAGACCGTCGTGGTAGTGATAACCGTAAGAAAGTAAAAGAAAGCGGTAGCGACAAGAAAGAATAA
- a CDS encoding ABC transporter ATP-binding protein, which yields MILSLKNVSKTYSNGVKALDDVTIDIKAGMFGLLGPNGAGKSSLMRTIATLQEPDTGSIEFNGLDILNNKIEFRKTLGYLPQEFGVYPKMSASDLLHYFASLKGITNKAERNAIVDKALEVTNLSDVRDKHVAGYSGGMKQRFGIAQLLLNNPKLIIVDEPTAGLDPAERHRFLNVLREIGTNHIVIFSTHIVDDVKELCTDMAILNGGRILSQSTPKELVQSLSGHIWKISASRDKIDELQKQYNVISSSFNDTNDLDVRVYSTTTPREGFESAVATLEDVYFTTLNQNQPENVQ from the coding sequence ATGATTCTCAGTTTAAAGAATGTTTCAAAAACATATAGCAATGGTGTAAAAGCCTTAGATGATGTAACTATAGATATTAAGGCAGGAATGTTTGGACTTTTAGGGCCTAACGGTGCAGGAAAATCATCTCTTATGAGAACCATAGCCACGCTTCAAGAACCAGATACAGGAAGCATAGAGTTTAATGGACTTGATATTCTTAACAATAAAATTGAGTTTAGAAAAACCTTGGGCTATTTACCACAAGAATTTGGGGTGTACCCAAAAATGAGCGCAAGCGACCTCTTACATTATTTTGCAAGTTTGAAGGGGATTACAAATAAAGCAGAGCGCAACGCAATTGTAGATAAAGCACTTGAGGTTACAAACCTTAGTGATGTGCGGGATAAGCACGTTGCTGGCTACTCTGGAGGAATGAAGCAACGTTTTGGTATTGCACAACTCTTACTTAATAATCCTAAACTTATTATTGTAGATGAGCCTACTGCTGGTTTAGATCCTGCAGAGAGACACCGGTTTTTAAATGTATTACGTGAGATAGGGACTAATCACATTGTTATTTTCTCTACGCATATTGTGGATGATGTTAAGGAACTATGTACTGATATGGCAATTCTCAATGGAGGAAGAATCTTATCGCAAAGTACACCAAAAGAGCTTGTGCAAAGTCTATCTGGTCATATCTGGAAGATAAGTGCTTCTAGAGATAAAATAGATGAGCTACAAAAGCAGTACAATGTGATTTCATCGAGCTTTAATGATACCAATGATTTAGATGTGAGAGTCTATAGTACAACCACGCCAAGAGAAGGTTTTGAATCTGCTGTAGCAACTCTAGAGGACGTATATTTTACTACGTTAAATCAGAACCAACCTGAAAACGTACAGTAA
- a CDS encoding bifunctional folylpolyglutamate synthase/dihydrofolate synthase, which yields MTYQETLDWLFAQLPMYQRKGAAAYKADLDNIKLLSEYLGNPHTQFKAVHVAGTNGKGSTSHMMASVLQEAGYTVGLYTSPHLKDFRERIKINGEMASKQFVMGFVKKHKAFFEEHQLSFFEMTVGMAFAYFATKKVDIAIIEVGLGGRLDATNIITPVLSVITNIGIDHTQFLGDTLPRIAAEKAGIIKENVPVVIGEYHEETEDVFSTLSQKRNATLYKAYDFDLMPMQSDLIGSYQKHNIRTVQVAFSVLQGADFHVGIQHIAKGLKNVVKNTGLLGRWQILQELPRVICDTGHNKEGLTYVIEQLSKEKYKKLHIVLGVVSDKDLGSILPLFPSYATYYFCKPDVPRGMEVQLLRKTAETHRLNGKAYPNVKEAFSAAKKTAGASDLIFIGGSTFVVAEII from the coding sequence ATCACTTACCAAGAAACTTTAGATTGGCTATTTGCTCAATTACCAATGTATCAACGCAAAGGAGCAGCTGCTTATAAAGCAGATTTAGATAATATTAAATTATTATCAGAATACCTCGGCAATCCACACACTCAGTTTAAAGCGGTACATGTAGCGGGAACTAATGGTAAAGGTTCTACAAGTCATATGATGGCGTCTGTGTTGCAAGAAGCTGGATACACTGTAGGTTTATATACGTCTCCACATCTCAAAGACTTTAGAGAGCGTATCAAGATTAATGGAGAGATGGCAAGTAAGCAATTTGTCATGGGGTTTGTAAAAAAGCACAAAGCCTTTTTTGAGGAGCACCAACTGTCATTTTTTGAGATGACGGTAGGAATGGCTTTCGCTTATTTCGCAACCAAAAAAGTAGATATTGCTATTATTGAAGTAGGTCTAGGAGGTAGACTAGATGCTACTAATATTATAACGCCTGTATTGTCTGTTATTACTAATATAGGTATTGATCACACTCAATTTCTAGGAGATACATTACCACGTATTGCCGCCGAAAAAGCAGGAATTATAAAAGAAAATGTGCCAGTAGTGATAGGAGAGTATCATGAGGAGACAGAAGATGTTTTTAGTACGCTTTCGCAAAAGCGTAACGCAACACTATACAAAGCTTATGATTTTGATTTAATGCCTATGCAATCAGATTTGATAGGTTCATACCAGAAACACAATATTAGAACCGTTCAAGTAGCATTTTCAGTATTGCAAGGCGCAGATTTCCATGTGGGAATACAGCACATTGCAAAAGGACTTAAAAATGTAGTTAAGAATACAGGACTTCTAGGTCGATGGCAAATACTACAAGAATTGCCAAGGGTGATTTGTGATACGGGGCACAATAAAGAGGGGCTGACTTATGTCATTGAGCAGCTAAGTAAGGAGAAATATAAAAAATTACATATTGTATTGGGTGTAGTATCTGATAAGGATCTTGGGAGCATTTTGCCTCTTTTTCCAAGTTATGCAACTTATTATTTTTGTAAACCAGATGTGCCGAGAGGAATGGAGGTGCAATTGTTAAGAAAAACTGCAGAGACTCACCGATTGAATGGAAAAGCGTATCCTAATGTAAAAGAAGCTTTTAGTGCTGCAAAAAAGACAGCTGGCGCAAGTGATCTTATATTTATAGGCGGTAGTACTTTTGTGGTAGCAGAAATTATTTAA
- a CDS encoding ExbD/TolR family protein codes for MNLRGRNKVSPEFSMSSMTDIVFLLLVFFLLTSPAITPDALDLILPKAKGKTSNKQNLSVSITKDLDYYVNKERVSENSIEGFITSQLVGVEDPTIILRAEEGVPIENAVKIMDIANRNKYKIVLAVRPN; via the coding sequence ATGAACCTGCGCGGAAGAAATAAAGTGAGTCCAGAGTTTAGTATGAGTAGTATGACAGATATTGTCTTTCTATTACTTGTGTTCTTTCTCTTAACATCACCTGCCATTACGCCAGACGCTCTAGACCTAATTTTGCCTAAAGCAAAAGGGAAAACCAGTAATAAACAGAACCTCTCTGTAAGTATTACAAAAGACTTAGATTACTACGTTAATAAAGAACGTGTAAGTGAAAATAGTATTGAAGGGTTTATTACAAGCCAACTTGTAGGAGTAGAAGATCCTACCATTATTTTAAGAGCAGAGGAGGGAGTTCCTATCGAGAATGCAGTTAAGATAATGGATATTGCAAACCGCAATAAATACAAAATTGTCCTTGCGGTACGTCCTAATTAA
- a CDS encoding MotA/TolQ/ExbB proton channel family protein, which produces MIYTLLQDGAQDAADVLTTDEPVEQTLSIIDLLITGGTAGIIIIAVLFVLLFVAIYIYFERLFAIKAASKVDSNFMNQIRDNVQSGNIEGAKIYCAQANSPVSRLTAKGISRIGSPLEDINTAIENQGKLEVYKLERNVSVLATIAGAAPMIGFLGTVIGMVLAFHTLATSSGQAEMGTLAEGIYTAMTTTVAGLIVGIIAYMGYNHLVVRTDKVVHSMEANAVDFLDLLNEPS; this is translated from the coding sequence ATGATTTATACCTTATTACAAGACGGCGCTCAAGATGCAGCAGACGTTCTTACAACAGATGAGCCTGTAGAGCAGACTTTATCAATAATAGACTTGCTTATCACAGGTGGTACAGCAGGAATCATCATAATAGCAGTACTTTTTGTACTGCTATTTGTTGCTATTTATATTTATTTTGAACGCCTATTTGCAATCAAAGCAGCGTCTAAAGTTGATAGCAACTTTATGAATCAAATACGCGATAATGTCCAATCTGGGAATATAGAAGGAGCAAAAATATATTGCGCTCAGGCAAATTCTCCAGTTTCAAGACTTACGGCAAAAGGAATCTCACGTATAGGTAGCCCTCTAGAGGATATCAATACAGCCATAGAGAATCAGGGTAAACTTGAGGTGTATAAGCTAGAACGCAATGTAAGTGTACTTGCTACAATAGCAGGAGCTGCACCTATGATTGGATTTTTAGGAACTGTAATTGGGATGGTGCTTGCCTTTCATACACTAGCTACTAGCTCAGGACAAGCAGAAATGGGAACACTAGCCGAAGGTATCTATACGGCAATGACCACAACCGTAGCGGGTCTTATCGTAGGTATTATTGCTTATATGGGTTACAACCACTTAGTAGTGCGCACAGATAAAGTAGTGCACTCTATGGAAGCAAATGCTGTAGATTTCTTAGATCTTCTAAACGAGCCAAGCTAG
- the nhaD gene encoding sodium:proton antiporter NhaD → MESVIILIFIIGYLSITLEHPLKLDKTVPALIMASLIWAFLAVGFHLGWFDVIDTYENAYSIFPNGTALTGDALHEAEHGFDNTLLHHLGKTAEILIFLIGAMTIVEIIDLHRGFEVLKGAVRTKSKKKLLWIIGILAFILSAIIDNLTATIVLITLLRKLIVNREQRLWFAAMVVIAANAGGAWSPIGDVTTTMLWIADNVTAMGLVKYVIVPSVICFVLPFIIASYLPAFKGEIIVDTTEDEEAGRLLSSKTMLFLGLGMIVSVPIFKTITHLPPYMGMMLALGVVWLVSEYIHPEEDFTKERKHLYSAHKALSRIEISSILFFLGILMAVAGLESLVYGVSESGDPVGTLRYVAEILNGAVPNQDVVVVLLGILSAIIDNVPLVAASMGMYEAPTDSLLWHFIAYSAGTGGSMLIIGSAAGVAAMGMERIDFIWYLKKITWLAFIGFAAGAIAFVLLTGGTMGS, encoded by the coding sequence ATGGAATCAGTAATTATTCTCATTTTTATTATTGGGTATCTTTCTATAACCCTTGAACATCCTCTTAAACTAGACAAAACGGTACCTGCTTTAATTATGGCATCGCTTATATGGGCTTTCCTAGCGGTAGGTTTCCATTTGGGCTGGTTTGACGTAATTGATACGTATGAAAATGCATATAGCATTTTCCCTAATGGAACCGCCCTCACGGGAGATGCACTGCACGAAGCAGAGCATGGTTTTGATAACACGCTTTTACACCACTTAGGTAAAACGGCAGAGATACTTATCTTCCTTATTGGGGCGATGACTATTGTTGAGATTATAGATCTACACCGTGGTTTTGAGGTGCTTAAGGGCGCTGTACGCACCAAGAGTAAGAAAAAACTATTATGGATTATAGGGATACTAGCATTCATACTTTCTGCTATTATTGATAACCTTACTGCAACCATTGTACTTATTACATTATTACGTAAGCTTATTGTAAATAGAGAGCAGCGTTTATGGTTTGCAGCAATGGTGGTAATCGCAGCAAATGCCGGTGGTGCATGGTCTCCTATTGGAGATGTTACAACGACAATGCTTTGGATTGCTGATAATGTTACTGCAATGGGACTAGTGAAGTATGTAATAGTACCTTCTGTAATTTGTTTTGTACTTCCATTTATAATTGCTTCTTATTTGCCAGCATTTAAAGGCGAGATTATTGTGGACACCACAGAAGACGAAGAAGCAGGTAGACTACTTAGTAGTAAGACCATGCTGTTCTTAGGTCTAGGTATGATTGTATCTGTACCTATTTTTAAAACTATAACACACCTTCCTCCTTATATGGGAATGATGCTTGCACTAGGAGTAGTGTGGTTAGTATCAGAATATATTCACCCAGAAGAAGATTTTACAAAAGAACGTAAGCATTTATACAGTGCTCATAAAGCATTATCTCGTATTGAGATTTCAAGTATCCTATTTTTCTTAGGAATCTTAATGGCTGTTGCTGGACTTGAAAGTCTAGTATACGGAGTTTCAGAATCTGGAGATCCAGTGGGAACTTTACGTTACGTAGCCGAAATCTTAAACGGAGCAGTACCTAATCAAGATGTGGTAGTAGTACTTCTTGGTATATTATCTGCAATTATTGATAATGTTCCTTTAGTAGCGGCATCAATGGGTATGTATGAAGCGCCTACAGATAGTTTATTATGGCACTTTATCGCATATTCTGCTGGAACAGGTGGAAGTATGCTTATTATAGGATCTGCAGCTGGTGTTGCAGCAATGGGAATGGAGCGTATCGATTTTATCTGGTACCTTAAGAAAATAACATGGTTAGCATTTATTGGATTTGCAGCAGGTGCAATTGCTTTTGTTCTTCTTACGGGAGGAACAATGGGATCTTAA
- a CDS encoding Glu/Leu/Phe/Val dehydrogenase dimerization domain-containing protein produces MRALLQRYEDKLPEIVFHWNDPETEAEGWVVINSLRGGAAGGGTRMRTGLDMNEVLSLAKTMEVKFTVSGPAIGGAKSGINFDPKDPRKKGVLERWYKAVSPLLKSYYGTGGDLNVDEIHEVIPITEESGVWHPQEGVFTGHFQPTEADKINRIGQLRQGVIKVIENPVYSPDVTRKYTVADMITGYGVAEAVRHYYEIYGGDVKGKRAVVQGFGNVGAAAAYYLAQMGAKVVGIIDIVGGFINKDGFSFEEIRDMYLNKTGNTLNANSEGLIPFTEMNEQIWNLETEIFAPCAASRLITEDQINNMIGTGLEVISCGANVPFADKEIFFGPIMEHTDAKVSLIPDFISNCGMARVFAYFMERRVQMTDDAIFNDTSQTIRNAIENTFSNNSSKQNISKTAFEIALKELL; encoded by the coding sequence ATGAGAGCTCTTTTACAGCGTTACGAAGATAAATTACCAGAAATAGTTTTCCATTGGAATGACCCAGAAACAGAAGCAGAAGGCTGGGTTGTAATCAATTCATTACGTGGCGGTGCTGCAGGTGGAGGAACACGTATGCGTACGGGTCTGGATATGAATGAAGTATTGTCACTAGCCAAAACAATGGAAGTGAAGTTTACCGTCTCGGGACCTGCGATAGGTGGAGCAAAATCTGGGATTAATTTTGATCCTAAAGATCCACGTAAAAAAGGAGTTTTAGAGCGCTGGTATAAAGCAGTGTCACCATTATTAAAAAGTTATTACGGTACGGGAGGTGATCTTAATGTAGATGAAATACATGAAGTAATCCCAATCACCGAAGAAAGTGGAGTGTGGCATCCTCAAGAAGGAGTCTTTACAGGTCACTTCCAGCCTACAGAGGCAGATAAAATTAACCGCATCGGGCAACTACGTCAAGGTGTGATAAAAGTGATTGAAAATCCAGTGTATTCTCCAGATGTAACACGTAAATATACGGTCGCAGATATGATTACTGGGTATGGAGTTGCAGAGGCCGTACGTCATTATTATGAGATTTATGGTGGTGATGTAAAAGGAAAAAGAGCGGTTGTACAAGGTTTTGGAAACGTAGGAGCAGCAGCAGCTTATTACCTTGCTCAAATGGGAGCAAAGGTGGTAGGAATCATTGATATAGTAGGAGGTTTTATTAATAAAGACGGTTTTTCTTTTGAGGAAATACGTGATATGTACCTTAATAAAACTGGAAATACACTTAATGCAAACTCAGAAGGGTTAATCCCTTTTACAGAGATGAATGAGCAAATATGGAATCTTGAGACAGAGATTTTTGCTCCATGTGCGGCTTCTAGACTTATTACAGAAGATCAAATTAATAACATGATTGGAACTGGACTAGAGGTTATATCTTGTGGTGCAAACGTTCCATTTGCAGATAAAGAAATTTTCTTTGGCCCTATAATGGAGCATACAGACGCAAAGGTGAGTTTAATACCAGATTTTATATCAAACTGTGGTATGGCTCGTGTATTTGCATACTTCATGGAGCGTCGTGTACAAATGACAGATGATGCAATCTTTAACGATACGTCTCAAACCATCAGAAACGCTATCGAAAATACCTTTAGCAACAATAGCAGCAAACAAAATATTAGCAAAACTGCTTTTGAGATTGCGCTAAAAGAATTACTTTAA
- a CDS encoding anhydro-N-acetylmuramic acid kinase, which produces MGEKNYNVIGVMSGTSLDGIDCAYAKIGLSSSKDDLIYPSFTSDIIVAKTIPYPKKWKEILSTAHLLSREELDALNVDYTAHLAQVIKNFITTNDLTDIDVVCSHGHTVLHQPDEGVTLQIGNLPEIAELIKHRVVCDFRVQDVEMGGQGAPLVPIGDQVLFGNYDYCLNLGGFANVSKDENGVRIAYDISPVNVVLNKYAQELGEDYDDGGAFAKTGTVHQPLLDKLNDIVFYSLPAPKSLGIEWVHAHIFPLIEALQLSPVDVLATFTEHVAIQLAAQFKEGATVLVTGGGAYNTYLLERVRFRESVKLVVPDAKLVEFKEALIFGLLGVLKLENLPNCLASVTGARQDHASGMLYES; this is translated from the coding sequence ATGGGAGAAAAAAACTATAACGTTATAGGAGTGATGAGCGGGACAAGCTTAGACGGTATTGATTGTGCCTACGCAAAAATCGGTCTTTCTTCATCAAAAGATGACTTAATATATCCATCATTTACTAGTGATATTATTGTTGCGAAAACTATTCCCTATCCTAAAAAGTGGAAAGAAATACTTTCTACGGCTCATTTGCTTAGTAGAGAAGAGCTAGATGCGCTTAACGTAGATTATACCGCTCACCTAGCGCAAGTGATTAAGAATTTTATTACTACTAATGACCTTACGGATATTGATGTTGTCTGTTCTCACGGTCATACGGTGCTCCACCAGCCAGATGAGGGCGTTACTTTGCAAATAGGAAACCTGCCAGAAATCGCTGAGTTAATTAAACATCGAGTAGTTTGTGATTTTAGAGTGCAAGATGTAGAAATGGGTGGTCAAGGGGCGCCATTGGTGCCTATAGGCGACCAAGTGTTATTTGGTAATTACGATTATTGCCTTAATCTCGGTGGATTTGCAAATGTTTCTAAAGATGAAAACGGAGTAAGAATCGCTTATGATATCTCTCCTGTAAACGTGGTTCTTAATAAATATGCGCAAGAACTGGGTGAGGATTATGATGATGGTGGCGCTTTCGCGAAAACAGGAACCGTACATCAACCTCTTCTTGATAAACTAAATGACATTGTGTTTTATAGCCTTCCAGCTCCCAAATCTCTCGGGATAGAATGGGTACACGCGCATATTTTTCCACTTATTGAGGCTCTTCAACTTTCTCCAGTAGATGTGCTGGCTACATTTACAGAGCATGTCGCTATTCAGCTTGCGGCGCAGTTTAAAGAAGGAGCTACTGTACTTGTTACCGGTGGAGGTGCTTATAATACATATTTATTGGAACGTGTCCGCTTTCGCGAAAGCGTAAAGCTCGTTGTGCCAGACGCAAAGTTGGTTGAATTTAAAGAAGCGCTTATTTTTGGATTGTTAGGAGTGTTAAAACTTGAAAACCTCCCGAACTGTCTAGCGAGCGTGACGGGTGCAAGGCAGGATCACGCCAGCGGAATGTTATATGAATCTTAA